ATATATGTAGCTTATGAAGATTATGACAGTGCTATTGATTGTTATAATAAGGCGCTTTTATATGACCCGAATTATCTTAATGCAAGGATAAATCTCGGCATACTTCTTTCAGAAGAAAGATCTGATATTGATGCGGCTATATATGAGTATAAAAAAGTTACTATGGTGAAAATCCCGTTTATAAGAATCCCTTTTATCTATGATAATGCCGCGTTAATAAAAGATGAAAAGGCAATAGCTTATTATAATATGGGTTTGGCGTATAGAGACAAATCATTGCTTTATGGCTTAGATTCTGTTGAAGCGCATGATTTTCTTATGAAATCGGTTGATTGTTACAAGCAAGCACTTGCTCTTAAGCCAAAGAATTATGATGCTCAATACAATCTTGCTTTGACTTATCATCTTTTGGATATGTATTCGGAAGCACTTGGCGGGTATTGCCATGCTATGCTTATTGCCCCGCTTAATTATGAATCTTATTACAACTTTGCCATTCTTTTAAGACAGAAAGGCAAGTATGATGAAGCGGTCGATGAATTCAGAAGAGCAGGAAATTTATCGAGTTATAATGGAGATACATCCAAGGCAGCGTTTATTTATGATGTTTTAAATGAAGTTAGTGCAATGGCGATAGCACAACACGGTTTTGAGTCTGAAAAAGTAATGGACAGACTAAGCTCTGATTTGACTAAAGAGGCGAAGGATCTTCAAATTGCCGAAGATAAAGCTGTAACTGTAGAGGAACTGGAAAAAATCCTTATTAAGAGCATAAAAACCAACAGTATCTGCAAAGATTATCTTGAAAATAAATAAAAAATATCTTTTTATTTAAAAAGTTGTTCTCTAAAATCATAAATGCGATTATAATAAAAGTTAATTGTTTAATGGAGAAGATTATATGCGTTTGAAAATATTTTTAGTTTTAATTTCAGCAGTAGCTATAGGAAATTTTAACAGCAGTCCGTCATTTGCTTTAGGTTCTGTAGATTATACATCGGAAAAATATTTAATAGATCATGGACATTCTCCGGAACTTGTAAGAATGATAAATCTTCAAAAAGATAGAACTGAAGGTAAGACTGTTGCGCTAAGTAAACCTCATTGGAAAATTGTAAAGTTTTTGAAAAATCTCTGGTTTGAGCAAGATGCAACTTTGCCTTTAACTGATTTTGGTTATAATGAAGTCAAGTCCCCTGAAGCAGCTAAAAGCACAATCCCTGCAACATTGGACTTAATAGAATCCAAGTGTGACCAAATACATAATGATAAAAAAGATTCTAATGAAATTGATATAAAAAATGTTAACGTAAGATAAACAAGATAATAAAAAAAAAGAGGCTACAGCCTCTTTTTTTTATGTAACTCTGATCTTTTTTATACAAGACCTTCTTTCATAGCTGTCACTGCTGCTTGAGTCCTGTCATCAACACATAACTTTTGTAAAATACTGTGTACATGTGCTTTTGCAGTTGCGCGGGTTATAAATAACCGTTCGGCAATCATGGCATTTGAAAGACCTTCCACTATCAAGCCTAAAACTTCCATTTCTCTTTCTGTTAATCCTGCCGCGAGAGCAGCTTTGCTCGGATTTTTTGACGGATAATTAGTGGTTTGGGATTTTTGTGTTAGTTTTCTTAAAACAACTTTTGCTATTGCGGGATCAAGCCATGCTGTACCTTCATTGATAGCACGTATAGAAGAAACAATCTGCTCAGGACTTGCGCCTTTCATTATATAACCTGTTGCACCTGCTCCCAGTGCTGCAAAAATATCCTGCTCATTATCTCTTGATGTGAATACAAGGATATTTGAGGGAATTTTTAAATCTTTTATTTTTTGAGTTGCTTCAATTCCGTCGATTCCCGGAAGTCCTATGTCCATTAAAATTACATCAGGGGTCAATTCTTTTGCCATTTCAACGGCTTTTTCTCCGTCGTCAGCTTCTCCTATAACATTTATGTCTTCAACTTTCTCGAGAACAAGCTGAAGTCCCATTCTTGTCATAGTATGATCTTCTACAAGCAAAACTTTAATAGACATTTGTTAATTTCCTTTTTTTTTGTATTTACCTTGATTATGTTATTTTAATCGACTCGAAGAACTTGTCTCTTTTATACGCAGGATAAAATTACTGCTGCGCTTCGCAGGGACATGCGGCATTTTGTGTTTCTTCGAAAGATTCTCGCGGAATGCTGAATTTGAATTTGCTTCCAACGTTAACTTCACTTTCCAGCCAGACTTTTCCTCCATGCGCTTCAATAATTTGACGGCTTAGATATAGACCAAGCCCTGTGCTGGTTGAACGTTTTGTTCCTGTACCTTGCGAAAAACGTTTGAATAGTTTTGGAATATCATTTTTGGGTATCCCTATACCTGTATCTTCTACGGAAATTATTGTGTTTTCGTCATTAAAATCAGCTATTATCCTGATTTCACCATTTTGATGAGTATGTTTTATTGCATTTCCTAAAAAATTGGCGATAACTCTTTTGATTTCCTGTTTATCTCCGTATATTCGTTCATTTGAAAAACCGTTGATAATTAATTTAAGATTTTTTTGGACTAACAAAGACTCAACTTCTCTAGAACACTGGTCAACTAAGTCTGCAAAAACAAAATTGTCTTTGCAGAGAAATAACTGCCCTGATTCGTATTTGTAAACTTCCAGAAGGGCATTTACAAGTCCGAGCATGTCTTGATTGCTTAGAATCATAGTTTCGAGGAATGTTCTTTGTTTTTCTTTGAGTTCTCCGAGAGTCCCGTCCACGAAAAACTTTAATGTCTGTATAGCCGCTAAAAGCGGAGTTCTTAAGTCATGCGTAAGAGTAGCGATAAAATCATCACGTAATCGTTCAAGTTCCTGCTGTGCAATAAAATCGCTTCTTTCAAGACCATTTTTTATACATAACAGCAGGTCTTCGTTATCCCATGGTTTTTCGAGGTATCTGTACAGCCCGACTTCGTTTATAGCCTTAATAGCATTTTCTTTGTCCGCATAACCCGTGAGTAAAATTAATGTTGAACGTGGAGATGTTTTTTTAACTTCTTTAAGAAATTCGATGCCGTTCATTTCGGGCATAAAAAAATCAGAAATTACTAAGTCTATCTTATTATTTCTGATATATTCAAGCGCTTCTGTCGGAGAATTAAAAGTATTTGGCGACGGATAATTCTCCAGCCTCAATAATGTTTTCAGATTAGACGTTACAATGGGTTCATCGTCAACTATCACAATATTATAATTCTGAGAAATCTTATCCATGACCTATCCTGTTATTTTAGCATTTGGCTTCAATCGACCTTGTAATTGTAGAATATAGGATTTTTTCAGTAAACACAAAAATTTATCAAAATCTTTACAAAAAACTCATCTTCCGAATTATCTAGAGATTCGGGTTAATTAAATAAATGTTTTTACTTATAATTGACAACTGTAAATTTACAGTTTAATATATTAATCATGATAAAAAGTTTTAAAAACAACAAATTAAAGAAAGCCTTTTTGAAAGATGATTTTTCAGGAATACTGCCTGAACATATCGAAAAATGCAGGCTTATACTTTCTTCTATAAATATGGCTACCGATATTGCAGATTTAAATAGACCAAGCTTTAGCCTTCATCGACTTAAAGGCAATAGAGAAGGAATATGGGCTATAACTGTGAGAGCAAACTGGAGAATAACTTTCAAATTTGAAAACGGAAGCGCATATATTTTAGATTACGAAGATTATCATTAATGGAGGTATAAATATATTATGCAAATGAAGAATCCTGCACACCCTGGATTATTAATTAAAGAAGATATTGACGCACTTGAAATAAGTGTTGCAGAATTAGCTTTGAGAATAGGTGTAAGCAGGCAAATATTATTCAGGATAATAAAAGGTCATGCTGGAATAACAGCAGAAATGTCATTAAAACTTTCTAAAGCCTTTAATACTTCTCCTGAATTTTGGGTAAATATGCAAACACAGTATGATTTAGCACAAGCAAAATTAAAAGTTAATGTTGACAATATTCAGGCTTATGGGTAAAGCGATATGAAAAAGTAAAAACCAGAAACACTTTTAGAAGGATTTTTAACACACAATCTAAATAGTCGAAATTTACATGAATAAATGTTTTGAGATTAGACGTTACAATGGGTTCATCGTCAACTATCACAATATTATAATTCTGGGAAATTTTATCCATGACCTGTCCTGTTATTTTAGCATTTGGCTTCAATTGACCTTGTAATTGTAGAATATAGGATTTTTTCAGTAAACACAAAAATTTATCAAAATCTTTACAAAAAACTCATCTTCCGAATAGAAGATGAGTTTTTAATTGTTCGGTTATTTTTATTTTTATGCTTTATATGGAGCGATTTTTGCATCTACTTCAGCTAATTCAGCTGCCTGTTTAGCTACGAGGTTTTGTCTTTTTTGTAATAATTCTAAACCTTCGAATTTTGTACTAGGCTGACCGATTTGAGCTTCATAAACAGCTTGTTTTCCTGCTATTTTTAAGTTGTCTAATGTTTGTGCTCTTTGTTGACCTTTAATTTCGTTTTGTATGACTTTAGCTACTTTAGCAGCACCTTTTAATTGCGCTTTAGCTTCTTGTCTTGCTGCTTTAGCTTCTTGAACAACTTGACGGCCTTGATTATAAGCAGCAACTAATGGTTCTACAACTGCTTTCAGTCCTGCTGTTAAAGTACTTGTTCTTTGTTCTTTAGCTATTGCAACGGCACCATTTGATGATTGCAAAGCTTTAGCTGCGTTTTCAACAAGTGCGCTGGCTTGTTGAAGTGTAGCTTTTTGTCCGTCTCTCAATGCAGGTTTAAAACCGCCTGCGGTAAAAGAAATTGAGTTCATGTTTTTTGTGTCCTTTCTGTGATTTTACGTAAACAATACTAATTAAATTAACTATGAATTTAATTTTTTATTTCTAACTATATAAATGTCCGTAAAAAAAAATGTTGATAGTAACTTTGATAAAAAAAATCAATTTTTTTTAAAAAGATAGAGCGTAAATAGTAATAATAGAAAATTTTTTTTGTTACATTCTTAACATTTAAGATTTCAGATTTGGTTATACCCGAATTGCTTGTAGTCGAAATCTAAATGAATATTGGTATTGTCATTCTGAGGGCTAAAGCCCGAAGAATCTGTCCAAAAAAGTATTTAAGCTTAAAACCCAAAAGGGACAGATGTTTCGCTTTGCTCAACATGACAATAAGAAAATTAATTGGCAATTGAAGTGTTATGTCTAACAAAAAGAAGCTGACGTATTGGCAGCCTCTTTTTATTTTTATTTTAATTTCAAGTTAATCTTGTCTGTGAGTCATCTCTTGTAATGAACTGCCATCAGGTATAGTTTTTGCGATTTTAGATAATAAACCTTTAAAGTTCTTGCTATACACTGAAATACTCTCGCCGTTAACACCAAAATAGTTGTGTATTCCTTTTAATAATCCTCTCCATCCGCCGCCTTTGCATGGCACCGCTTCAATATAATCTGATCTTCCAGTGCGTCTGTAGATATACCAAATCCGAGCTGTTGTTTTCCGTTGTTTATCAATTTAAGGTTTTGAGTGCTGAGTTGAGGAGTGAATCCAACGTTCATATTTTTGCCTTTCCGGGGGTTGCCCTGATTAATAATTAATTTTAGTTTCTTTCTGATACAAGTTTCGTGAAAGAAAAAACAAGCATTTTTTTCTTTAGATTTTTCACATAACTTCATAGAAATTCCAACTGGATAATATCCTTGCTAACAGGGGAATTAGCTCGTTACATTTATTAATAATTAGGGTTTTTCTAAGTATTTGTCTTGTTTTTGTGTTTAATTGGTATCGTACTTATAAATTAAAAAGCTTAATATTTTAATAAAATTTTTAATAAAGGAGAGATATTATGAGAGTTTTACCGCAGGATTTAATGTGGAAAGCTAGAGAAGGCAGAGGCTATATAGATCAGATTAAACAAATGGGAAGCGAATTTGTTATCGGACAAATTCTTAATTTGATAGGGACTTCAAGTAAAAATAATTTAATAGGTTTAACAAAATTATTCGAAAAAATTGCCGGTTCAGAAGGATCAGTAAGACATGCCAGAAGAATGAGATGGCTTTTTGAGACAGAACATGCTCATTTGGGCTGGTGGCAAAAAATTATTAACGAATTAGATCCAAACTGCAGAAATAAATTTCTTCTGAATTTCTTTGTTCATGGCTATTATGGCGATAATCAAAGAAAAAGAGCGCAATTCTTC
This window of the bacterium genome carries:
- a CDS encoding tetratricopeptide repeat protein; protein product: MELFLRKLKRTFEKLFGVSFFVGLLVVLFMFSGIILLNFKRVGAFCYVYMGDKFSQKHEYQESINYYKRALELYPGHVKARYNLGNIYVAYEDYDSAIDCYNKALLYDPNYLNARINLGILLSEERSDIDAAIYEYKKVTMVKIPFIRIPFIYDNAALIKDEKAIAYYNMGLAYRDKSLLYGLDSVEAHDFLMKSVDCYKQALALKPKNYDAQYNLALTYHLLDMYSEALGGYCHAMLIAPLNYESYYNFAILLRQKGKYDEAVDEFRRAGNLSSYNGDTSKAAFIYDVLNEVSAMAIAQHGFESEKVMDRLSSDLTKEAKDLQIAEDKAVTVEELEKILIKSIKTNSICKDYLENK
- a CDS encoding HigA family addiction module antitoxin, with the protein product MQMKNPAHPGLLIKEDIDALEISVAELALRIGVSRQILFRIIKGHAGITAEMSLKLSKAFNTSPEFWVNMQTQYDLAQAKLKVNVDNIQAYG
- a CDS encoding type II toxin-antitoxin system RelE/ParE family toxin yields the protein MIKSFKNNKLKKAFLKDDFSGILPEHIEKCRLILSSINMATDIADLNRPSFSLHRLKGNREGIWAITVRANWRITFKFENGSAYILDYEDYH
- a CDS encoding hybrid sensor histidine kinase/response regulator; the protein is MDKISQNYNIVIVDDEPIVTSNLKTLLRLENYPSPNTFNSPTEALEYIRNNKIDLVISDFFMPEMNGIEFLKEVKKTSPRSTLILLTGYADKENAIKAINEVGLYRYLEKPWDNEDLLLCIKNGLERSDFIAQQELERLRDDFIATLTHDLRTPLLAAIQTLKFFVDGTLGELKEKQRTFLETMILSNQDMLGLVNALLEVYKYESGQLFLCKDNFVFADLVDQCSREVESLLVQKNLKLIINGFSNERIYGDKQEIKRVIANFLGNAIKHTHQNGEIRIIADFNDENTIISVEDTGIGIPKNDIPKLFKRFSQGTGTKRSTSTGLGLYLSRQIIEAHGGKVWLESEVNVGSKFKFSIPRESFEETQNAACPCEAQQ
- a CDS encoding response regulator transcription factor — translated: MSIKVLLVEDHTMTRMGLQLVLEKVEDINVIGEADDGEKAVEMAKELTPDVILMDIGLPGIDGIEATQKIKDLKIPSNILVFTSRDNEQDIFAALGAGATGYIMKGASPEQIVSSIRAINEGTAWLDPAIAKVVLRKLTQKSQTTNYPSKNPSKAALAAGLTEREMEVLGLIVEGLSNAMIAERLFITRATAKAHVHSILQKLCVDDRTQAAVTAMKEGLV